A portion of the Brockia lithotrophica genome contains these proteins:
- a CDS encoding Two-component response regulator YvcP: MYRLYVVEDDASLRALLAENLVRYGYEVQTSRDEDFPALDRVVREFDPHLILLDINLPFYDGFFWARRFRLFTRAPILFLSVRGDPMDTVRALENGGDDYLVKPFHLDVLLAKVEALLRRAYGELAGVQHSMPSYGGLTVRVDRQEALYGDRRVSLTPTETRLLAALLMARGAPVSRDELMFAAWDNAEFLEDNTLTVNVARLRLKLAELGLEGALRTVRGFGYRIALSGEEDANAGRGKFRGSAGRKAGGGAVAGEGRKADAGD; the protein is encoded by the coding sequence ATGTACCGCCTCTACGTGGTCGAAGACGACGCGTCCCTCCGGGCGCTCTTGGCCGAAAACTTGGTGCGCTATGGATACGAGGTGCAGACGTCGCGCGACGAGGACTTTCCCGCGCTGGATCGTGTCGTAAGGGAGTTCGACCCGCACCTCATCCTCCTCGACATCAACCTCCCCTTCTACGACGGATTCTTTTGGGCGCGGCGCTTTCGCCTGTTCACCCGGGCGCCCATTCTCTTCCTTTCCGTCCGCGGGGATCCGATGGACACGGTCCGCGCGTTGGAAAACGGCGGCGACGACTACCTCGTAAAGCCCTTTCACCTCGACGTGCTCCTCGCCAAAGTGGAAGCCCTCCTTCGGCGGGCGTACGGAGAGCTCGCAGGTGTGCAGCACTCCATGCCGTCGTACGGCGGGCTTACCGTGCGGGTCGACCGCCAGGAAGCCCTGTATGGCGATCGCCGGGTGTCTCTCACCCCCACGGAAACCCGGCTGCTCGCCGCCCTCCTCATGGCTCGGGGCGCGCCGGTGAGTCGGGACGAACTCATGTTCGCCGCCTGGGACAACGCGGAATTCCTCGAGGACAACACGCTCACGGTCAACGTCGCCCGCCTCCGCCTCAAGCTTGCGGAGCTCGGGCTCGAGGGGGCGCTCCGCACCGTGCGGGGGTTCGGCTACCGGATCGCGCTTTCCGGCGAGGAGGACGCGAATGCCGGTCGGGGGAAATTCAGGGGAAGTGCCGGGAGAAAGGCGGGCGGAGGAGCGGTTGCCGGGGAGGGGAGGAAGGCGGATGCAGGGGACTAG
- a CDS encoding Two-component sensor kinase YvcQ, translated as MGITFLRHAPLYGMSFLGLVLALSEFVLYDLASGNPVPLREIAYAFLLAVLAWAFGAGWDAYPRARDREELSRYLSSLKSGSVGEQAPPDPWIARSPFGKELFAALVACDAAWRQEVAQTRERFLFTLAFSTRFAHEMKTPLFSLRLLVEETERLLRERPVEDLSRWRDLRRSFAAEIRRAEDLVDLLLGSVRLEDPAQDYAPEAVPVVPFVRELIDARREEWILRRIYPRIEEGDSAGELVVFADRKWLRLLLEQILRNALRYGKKDGADAATFTVRVENHEGRIRLSFVDEGPGIPPEDVPRVFEPFFTGTQGRKNPQATGIGLYLAREAALRMGAHLEVHSTWGQGTTLVFELPEATYFGPRRFGSEKGRQQ; from the coding sequence ATGGGGATTACGTTTCTCCGCCACGCCCCGCTGTACGGGATGAGTTTTTTGGGCCTCGTGCTGGCGCTTTCGGAGTTCGTCCTCTACGATCTCGCATCCGGGAACCCCGTTCCCCTGCGGGAGATCGCCTACGCCTTTCTCCTCGCCGTCCTGGCCTGGGCGTTCGGAGCCGGTTGGGACGCGTACCCTCGCGCCCGCGACCGTGAAGAGCTTTCCCGCTACCTCTCCTCGCTTAAATCGGGTTCCGTGGGGGAGCAAGCTCCTCCCGACCCCTGGATCGCCCGTTCGCCGTTCGGCAAAGAACTGTTTGCGGCGTTGGTCGCCTGCGACGCAGCGTGGCGGCAGGAGGTGGCGCAGACGCGTGAGCGTTTTCTCTTCACCCTTGCCTTTTCCACACGGTTTGCCCACGAGATGAAGACGCCGCTCTTTTCCCTCCGCCTGCTCGTCGAGGAAACGGAACGCCTTCTCCGCGAACGGCCCGTGGAGGACCTCTCGCGCTGGCGGGATCTCCGCCGGTCCTTTGCCGCGGAAATTCGGCGTGCCGAGGACCTCGTCGACCTCCTCCTCGGTTCGGTTCGCCTCGAAGACCCGGCGCAGGACTACGCCCCCGAGGCCGTCCCCGTCGTACCCTTCGTACGCGAGCTCATCGACGCGCGGCGGGAAGAGTGGATCCTCCGCCGGATCTATCCCCGGATAGAGGAGGGAGATTCGGCCGGGGAACTCGTGGTCTTTGCCGACCGGAAGTGGCTCCGCCTCCTCCTCGAGCAAATTCTCCGCAACGCCCTCCGCTACGGCAAAAAAGATGGCGCCGACGCCGCCACCTTTACCGTACGCGTTGAGAACCACGAAGGCAGAATTCGCCTCAGCTTTGTGGACGAAGGGCCGGGAATCCCGCCGGAAGACGTACCGCGGGTGTTCGAACCCTTCTTCACGGGTACCCAAGGACGGAAAAACCCCCAGGCGACGGGGATCGGACTCTACCTCGCGCGGGAGGCGGCCCTTCGCATGGGTGCACACCTCGAGGTCCACTCCACGTGGGGGCAGGGGACGACGCTGGTGTTCGAACTCCCGGAGGCGACGTACTTCGGGCCACGGCGCTTTGGGTCCGAAAAGGGACGGCAACAATGA
- a CDS encoding ATP-dependent nuclease, subunit B: MGLTFLLGPAGSGKTAWILERLRQREREDPLGPPLLYIVPEHMTHDAERALLAFGLNGVIRTQVVGLGRLFWWLEGEGDDEPLRPVSTAAVQALLALSVARNSCRKDEGHFSGLGPDAPRILREAIDEFRHNRLTAGELQALLARLGGDDRGTDTPGREAASPAERRRLREKLEAFLCLWQERDRVLGEKFGDYPERLARLVRRLERSHELLRESEVYVDGFERLSPLEQEVLLSLVRMSREAYVALTLDPDALPRELDPPPDARETAERLGDPEDPRPLWTDAAVLYERLRRGAETRGIEVSVRPFRDRPRFLHPALRGAVERVEDFFGGGSKEGARRDPDFGAATADPGLRVSAHARPSEEVEAVAQEILRLVGTGAYRFRDIAVYFRDEAYGPLLEAALTRHRIPFFQVTRAGVSAHPFFFFLGRLAKLSRRRADRETLLACLRTELLLPQGMEPARFREAVDRLELLARTYGVRTLGAGGELSRRLKQVLARDGRVTPDVNRVVSESLLPILRLRRAFRGRFRVADGIRLLDAFGKEHGLPERLRTWEEEARERGELDRAQVHRQIWRLWRSYAEELTLLLGDEEVPADTFFQILLAGVEDLSVGLIPPTLDQVHLVLADRGEFADVRVAFVLGMADGSFPRPRSLGSLFDAREREALRASGIELADDDEEQRREVWIAYRTLSRARERLYLSYALTDGLEARNPSPFLYVLGETADAYEKSAKSAAPNSGETGEAPILPPGRGSPPGALAPRHEILLRRLTPPPPRLSPSLARHLFLKREEGDDLRFSVSASRAETFYTCPYRHFLGYGLRLEEDRGPLDAADLGTLFHDLLRRLLQDLAQETSGGSAEATREGKPQAHEAEHERLLADLLDGSPERYARLRPLLRTGVGRAVLAPVVRRIAAHIREERRRSDFAAVRTELPVSLEIGFLEDIPARLVLEGRIDRLDIWQPDTGRAPEEFVRVIDYKTSWHPFALPHLAYGIDLQLPAYLLAALRGDEPDGFPRRVRKPAGMFYAPIHRRPKRLDLPPEPTQAAAGGDDPIWEEHLRHFRWEGGVLRDPEVLKAMDRKLAGGPAKARRSPFFSAALNQSGEVDERSSAFTAEEFDMLVELAKRLLVDAARRSLSGDIAPRPLRRQGEDACATCPFRTICPYRKEAHRRNVPKLKREAIFAAFSAASGKGEEA; this comes from the coding sequence ATGGGGCTTACGTTTTTGTTGGGACCGGCGGGCAGCGGGAAGACGGCCTGGATCCTCGAACGACTCAGGCAGCGCGAACGGGAGGACCCGCTGGGGCCTCCCCTTCTCTACATCGTCCCGGAACACATGACGCACGACGCCGAGCGGGCGCTCCTCGCTTTTGGCCTGAACGGCGTGATCCGCACGCAGGTGGTCGGCCTCGGCCGCCTCTTTTGGTGGCTGGAAGGCGAAGGCGACGACGAACCCCTTCGCCCCGTGAGCACCGCGGCGGTGCAGGCGCTCCTCGCCCTCTCCGTCGCCCGCAACAGCTGCCGGAAAGACGAAGGGCACTTTTCCGGACTCGGACCCGACGCTCCGCGTATCCTGCGCGAGGCGATCGACGAATTCCGGCACAACCGGCTCACGGCGGGAGAGCTCCAAGCGCTCTTGGCGCGGCTCGGCGGAGATGACCGAGGAACAGACACCCCCGGACGGGAGGCGGCGAGCCCCGCGGAGCGCCGCCGCCTGCGCGAAAAGCTGGAAGCCTTCCTCTGTCTCTGGCAGGAGCGCGACCGCGTTCTGGGCGAGAAATTCGGCGACTACCCCGAGCGCCTCGCCCGGCTCGTGCGGCGCCTGGAGCGTTCCCACGAGCTCCTGAGAGAGAGTGAAGTGTACGTCGACGGCTTCGAACGCCTCTCCCCGCTCGAGCAGGAGGTGCTCCTCTCCCTCGTCCGCATGAGCCGAGAGGCGTACGTCGCCCTGACCCTCGACCCCGACGCGCTGCCCCGAGAACTCGACCCTCCGCCGGATGCCCGGGAAACCGCCGAAAGACTCGGCGACCCCGAGGATCCCCGTCCCCTCTGGACGGACGCCGCCGTTCTATACGAACGCCTCCGCCGAGGGGCCGAAACCCGGGGGATCGAAGTGAGTGTACGTCCATTCCGAGATCGTCCGCGCTTCCTCCACCCCGCCCTTCGCGGGGCGGTCGAGCGCGTGGAGGACTTTTTCGGCGGCGGCTCGAAGGAGGGCGCACGGCGCGATCCGGATTTCGGCGCGGCAACCGCCGATCCCGGACTTCGGGTTTCCGCGCACGCGCGGCCGAGCGAAGAAGTCGAGGCCGTGGCGCAGGAGATCCTCCGCCTCGTGGGCACGGGTGCGTACCGCTTCCGGGACATCGCCGTCTACTTCCGCGATGAGGCGTACGGTCCGCTCTTGGAGGCGGCTTTGACGCGCCACCGCATCCCCTTTTTCCAGGTGACGCGGGCGGGCGTTTCCGCCCATCCCTTTTTCTTCTTCCTCGGGCGCCTCGCGAAACTCTCCCGCCGCCGTGCGGACCGCGAGACGCTCCTCGCCTGCCTGCGCACGGAGCTCCTCCTTCCGCAGGGGATGGAGCCCGCGCGTTTCCGCGAGGCCGTCGACCGCCTGGAACTCCTCGCGCGCACGTACGGAGTCCGCACCCTCGGAGCGGGAGGCGAACTCTCCCGCCGTCTCAAACAGGTGCTCGCCCGCGACGGACGGGTGACGCCGGACGTAAACCGCGTCGTCTCCGAGAGCCTCCTCCCGATCCTGCGCCTGCGGCGCGCGTTCCGCGGGCGTTTCCGCGTGGCCGACGGGATTCGCCTCCTCGACGCCTTCGGCAAAGAACACGGACTCCCCGAACGCCTCCGAACTTGGGAAGAAGAGGCGCGAGAACGCGGCGAACTCGACCGGGCGCAGGTCCACCGCCAGATCTGGCGCCTCTGGCGCTCCTACGCCGAAGAGCTCACCCTCCTCCTCGGGGACGAAGAAGTCCCGGCGGATACGTTCTTCCAAATCCTCCTCGCCGGCGTCGAAGACCTCTCCGTGGGGCTCATCCCCCCGACGCTCGACCAGGTGCACCTCGTGCTCGCGGACCGCGGCGAGTTTGCGGACGTGCGCGTGGCCTTCGTCCTCGGGATGGCGGACGGGTCCTTCCCCCGACCCCGTTCTCTGGGATCCCTCTTCGACGCGCGGGAACGCGAGGCGCTGCGCGCCTCCGGTATCGAGCTCGCGGACGACGACGAGGAGCAGCGGCGGGAGGTGTGGATCGCCTACCGCACGCTCAGCCGCGCCCGCGAACGCCTCTACCTCTCCTACGCCCTCACCGACGGGCTTGAGGCGCGAAACCCCTCCCCCTTTCTCTACGTGCTCGGGGAAACCGCCGACGCGTACGAAAAATCCGCAAAATCCGCCGCGCCGAACTCCGGAGAGACCGGGGAAGCTCCGATCCTCCCCCCGGGCCGCGGCAGTCCGCCCGGCGCCCTCGCCCCGCGCCACGAAATCCTCCTCCGCAGGCTCACTCCTCCACCGCCAAGGCTCTCTCCTTCCCTCGCCCGGCACCTCTTCCTCAAGCGGGAAGAGGGAGACGACCTGCGCTTCTCCGTGAGCGCATCCCGGGCGGAAACTTTCTACACCTGCCCTTATCGACACTTCCTCGGCTACGGGCTGCGGCTGGAAGAGGACCGCGGCCCCCTCGACGCCGCGGACCTGGGAACGCTTTTCCACGACCTTTTGCGCCGTCTCCTCCAAGACCTCGCCCAAGAAACGTCGGGCGGAAGCGCCGAGGCGACGAGAGAGGGAAAACCGCAGGCGCACGAGGCCGAGCACGAACGTCTCCTCGCGGACCTTCTCGACGGCTCGCCGGAGCGCTACGCGCGCCTGCGCCCGCTGCTACGAACCGGAGTCGGACGGGCGGTCCTCGCCCCCGTCGTCCGGCGCATCGCCGCGCACATTCGGGAAGAAAGGCGGCGCAGCGACTTCGCGGCCGTACGCACCGAACTTCCGGTTTCCCTCGAAATCGGCTTTCTCGAAGACATCCCCGCCCGCCTCGTCCTCGAAGGGCGGATCGACCGCCTCGACATCTGGCAACCCGATACGGGACGTGCCCCCGAGGAGTTCGTGCGCGTGATCGACTACAAGACGTCGTGGCACCCCTTTGCCCTCCCCCACCTCGCCTACGGGATCGACCTCCAGCTGCCCGCGTACCTCCTCGCCGCCCTGCGCGGCGACGAGCCCGACGGTTTCCCTCGCCGAGTCCGCAAACCCGCCGGAATGTTCTACGCCCCGATCCACCGCCGCCCCAAAAGGCTCGACCTTCCCCCCGAACCGACCCAGGCGGCCGCGGGAGGCGACGACCCCATCTGGGAAGAACACCTCAGGCACTTCCGCTGGGAAGGGGGCGTCCTGCGCGACCCGGAAGTCCTCAAGGCTATGGACCGAAAGCTTGCGGGCGGCCCTGCGAAAGCGCGCCGGTCCCCCTTCTTCTCCGCCGCCCTGAACCAATCCGGCGAAGTCGACGAGCGGTCGTCCGCCTTCACCGCGGAAGAATTCGATATGCTCGTAGAGCTCGCGAAGCGCCTCCTCGTCGACGCCGCGCGCCGCTCCCTCTCCGGAGACATCGCCCCCCGTCCCCTCCGCCGCCAGGGCGAAGACGCCTGCGCAACCTGTCCCTTTCGGACGATCTGTCCGTACCGCAAGGAGGCGCACCGCCGCAACGTGCCCAAGCTCAAGCGGGAAGCGATCTTCGCGGCCTTCTCCGCCGCCTCGGGGAAGGGGGAGGAAGCATGA
- a CDS encoding ABC transporter ATP-binding protein: MAMLGEPLLRVERLEKVYTPRGGIPHRALAGLTFAVEPGGFTAVMGPSGSGKTTLLNLIAGLERPTAGEIVVQGRHIESLGEDELSRYRRETLGFVFQDFNLLYKLTVLENVLLPLTLRGRVGPEERRQALEVLRRVGLKGKEDRFPYQLSGGEQQRVSIARALVHRPALVLADEPTGNLDTGTSRAILELFAELNRELGITLLLVTHDPFAAGYGGRVLFLRDGRLYAELRRGEDRGVYTQRILDTLSAMEEATVGKLAGE, from the coding sequence GTGGCGATGCTCGGAGAGCCGCTTCTTCGCGTCGAGAGACTGGAAAAGGTGTACACGCCGCGGGGCGGAATTCCCCATCGCGCGCTGGCGGGGCTCACGTTCGCCGTAGAGCCCGGGGGCTTCACCGCGGTGATGGGTCCTTCGGGGAGCGGTAAGACGACGCTTCTCAACCTCATCGCCGGCCTCGAGCGCCCTACGGCGGGGGAGATCGTCGTGCAGGGGCGCCACATCGAGAGCCTCGGGGAAGACGAGCTTTCTCGCTACCGCCGGGAGACGCTTGGTTTCGTCTTTCAGGATTTCAACCTTCTTTACAAACTCACCGTTCTGGAGAACGTCCTCCTCCCCCTCACCTTGCGCGGACGGGTCGGTCCCGAAGAGCGGCGGCAAGCCCTGGAAGTTCTTCGGCGCGTAGGTCTCAAAGGCAAGGAAGATCGTTTTCCCTACCAACTTTCCGGCGGCGAGCAGCAGCGCGTGTCCATCGCCCGTGCCCTCGTCCACCGCCCGGCTCTCGTCCTCGCCGACGAGCCGACGGGAAACCTCGACACGGGAACGAGCCGCGCCATCCTCGAACTTTTCGCCGAGCTCAACCGCGAGCTGGGGATTACGCTGCTCCTCGTGACGCACGATCCCTTTGCGGCAGGCTATGGCGGCCGCGTCCTCTTCCTCCGGGACGGCCGTCTCTACGCGGAACTTCGCCGCGGAGAAGACCGGGGTGTGTACACCCAGCGCATCCTCGACACGCTCTCCGCCATGGAAGAAGCGACGGTCGGCAAACTGGCCGGGGAATAG
- a CDS encoding ATP-dependent nuclease, subunit A: protein MNWTPEQELAISWRRGPLLVSASAGSGKTAVLVARVMRLVLEEGVDIDRLLIVTFTRAAAEEMKARIRRALEERLREASGGKSREAQRLRRQIFLLGRAPIQTLHAYLADLLRRHGQKIGLSPRFSLLDDAEAQLLQEDVLRTYLHETVERFLREDPEAARAFLSRYGHPVHHLGDLEKVILTLVRFARVTPDPQKWFEDVLLPYRAARSPSTPSQGVEEALGRWQEGALLEARAMVANAVRDLEEAIALAQEPGGPRAYLEQLQAERDALASLAEEREWEPFARGLRELSFGRLPAIRRGKTGDEVDEELQEAVKKRRERVKKIVRDGLQKSYFARPYAEVRDAVVRVAPDVERLVEWARSFLEAYEKRKRALGVLDFEDLEQLSLELLGRDGGQLVRELQSTLEGVLVDEAQDLNPVQMALLEKIAPPEKLFFVGDVKQSIYGFRLAEPRLFLELYESYTPLKIPEAKDSPSPLPLDPERGGTPESPDAAPTGLSGWETTPGGSEKARGGFRVDLPHNFRSTPELLDGVNRLMGALMEREIGGIDYHEGHRLKPAPHAVSQNRPGIYVYFADLRDLAADARGAEGDEPPIRDPVLRDFYDLLEGRGRSSPEAQSGGVPSGAEGGDDPGGSAFGEGEAPEPTEPTNEADSAALVEYLRAEGEARVIARAIAEEDLAPQDTAVLLRSRTWLSVYVRELESLGVPVRAVTRGSLFDDPDVQTFLNVLRVVDNPARDVPLVGVLSSPVVGLSAEELAAVRIAYPDLPYWEAVFRLAEAGRADAGKNSGAGEALAKAQSRLRDFARALAHWRDLARDLSTAELAERLLRELGFDLWGAALPSGRTLEARLRRLVDWFRRSERRGKRPLGELLEELDTLAERDLFEDGEETAAEDEGQAVRILTIHQSKGLEFPVVFLAGLGQPFYQNDAAEDVILHRDIGVALREIDAERHMSYPTLPWLFASSRLKRDRLAEELRLLYVALTRAREKLFLPFVERDLGKRIGRARQAFPLASGFRDAANASPAESKERVALSTPEKLRARSFADLLFPVLYLEARARGAAEDFERLLSDDRTRRELSLSPFLLRVVGPIRLEEQVFPERAAPAEDVPAGQKPPERPEPSDGVPEAQMPPEGAELGDEDRTAVQEVLARVLPLEASALASYPWAPFTNIPSKLSVTEIRERTEAFALAEDISLAAAPWAAPESETGARTTPERKADSGRGVACGAAGDAFAREPLGAADVASVEESLRRGTAVHTFLRFVDVKRAADEEALVRELDRLVEEGYLEPEDRALIPLGRIREFFLHPLGRRLRKAQSVYRERPFLWSLPAEVAAALLKGGAALGTQGPSPAETPPSAGIARANPALPTHDLQKFCAWVDDARAKSRAADTRAQPQAPDAVVVQGIFDVLFQESEGYVLLDYKTDRILDPRIYTAQLFVYACAVRDLLGELPREGWLYAFGEELAGKGRFADGGRVDRAVRIF, encoded by the coding sequence ATGAACTGGACGCCGGAACAAGAACTCGCCATCTCCTGGCGGCGCGGACCCCTCCTCGTCTCGGCTTCGGCGGGGAGCGGCAAGACGGCGGTGCTCGTGGCCCGCGTCATGCGCCTCGTCCTCGAGGAGGGGGTCGATATCGACCGCCTCCTCATCGTCACCTTCACGCGTGCGGCGGCCGAGGAGATGAAGGCGAGGATCCGCCGCGCCCTCGAAGAACGCCTGCGGGAAGCTTCGGGCGGAAAAAGCCGCGAGGCGCAGCGCCTGCGCCGCCAGATCTTCCTCCTGGGGCGAGCCCCCATCCAGACGCTCCACGCCTACCTCGCCGACCTCCTCCGGCGCCACGGACAGAAGATCGGCCTTAGCCCGCGCTTCTCCTTGCTCGACGACGCCGAGGCGCAGCTCCTCCAAGAAGACGTGCTCCGCACCTACCTCCACGAAACCGTGGAACGCTTCCTCCGGGAGGACCCGGAGGCCGCGCGGGCATTTCTGTCGCGCTACGGGCACCCCGTGCACCACCTCGGCGACCTCGAGAAGGTGATCCTCACCCTCGTACGCTTCGCCCGCGTAACCCCCGACCCGCAGAAGTGGTTCGAGGACGTCCTCCTCCCCTACCGCGCCGCCCGCTCACCCTCGACCCCTTCGCAAGGCGTCGAGGAAGCGCTCGGGCGCTGGCAGGAGGGCGCCCTCCTCGAAGCGCGGGCGATGGTCGCCAACGCGGTGCGCGACCTCGAGGAAGCCATCGCCCTGGCCCAAGAACCGGGAGGGCCGCGGGCATACCTCGAACAACTCCAAGCCGAAAGGGACGCCCTCGCCTCCCTCGCCGAGGAAAGGGAATGGGAACCCTTTGCCCGGGGGCTGCGGGAACTTTCCTTCGGGCGTCTTCCGGCAATCCGCAGGGGGAAAACCGGCGACGAGGTCGACGAGGAACTTCAAGAAGCCGTCAAGAAGCGCAGGGAGAGGGTCAAGAAGATCGTCAGGGATGGCCTTCAGAAGAGCTACTTCGCCCGGCCGTACGCGGAAGTGCGCGATGCCGTGGTCCGCGTCGCTCCCGACGTCGAGCGCCTCGTGGAGTGGGCCCGGAGCTTTCTCGAGGCGTACGAAAAGCGCAAGCGCGCGCTCGGCGTACTGGACTTCGAAGACTTGGAGCAGCTGTCCTTGGAGCTTCTCGGGCGGGACGGCGGCCAGTTGGTGCGGGAACTGCAGTCCACCCTCGAGGGAGTGCTCGTCGACGAGGCACAGGACCTCAACCCCGTACAAATGGCGCTCTTGGAAAAGATCGCCCCCCCGGAGAAGCTCTTCTTCGTAGGCGACGTAAAGCAGAGCATCTACGGCTTCCGACTCGCCGAACCGCGCCTCTTCCTCGAGCTCTACGAGAGCTACACCCCCCTGAAGATTCCGGAGGCGAAGGATTCCCCGTCGCCCCTCCCCCTCGATCCCGAAAGAGGGGGAACTCCCGAGAGCCCGGACGCGGCGCCGACCGGCTTATCGGGGTGGGAAACGACTCCCGGGGGATCGGAGAAAGCCCGCGGGGGATTCCGCGTCGACCTCCCCCACAACTTCCGAAGCACTCCCGAACTCCTGGACGGCGTGAACCGCCTCATGGGCGCCCTCATGGAAAGGGAGATCGGGGGCATCGACTACCACGAGGGGCACCGCCTGAAGCCCGCGCCCCACGCCGTATCCCAAAACCGGCCCGGGATCTACGTGTACTTCGCCGACCTGCGGGACCTGGCGGCGGACGCCCGCGGCGCGGAAGGGGACGAGCCCCCCATCCGCGATCCCGTCCTCCGCGACTTCTACGACCTGCTCGAAGGCCGCGGCAGAAGCTCCCCGGAAGCCCAGAGCGGCGGGGTTCCCTCCGGAGCGGAAGGCGGAGACGACCCCGGAGGATCCGCGTTCGGCGAAGGAGAAGCGCCCGAACCGACCGAGCCGACGAACGAAGCCGATTCCGCCGCCCTCGTGGAATACCTCCGGGCCGAGGGGGAAGCCCGGGTGATCGCCCGCGCCATCGCCGAAGAAGACCTCGCGCCGCAGGATACGGCGGTCCTCCTCCGGAGCCGCACGTGGCTCTCCGTCTACGTGCGCGAGCTCGAGAGTCTGGGCGTCCCCGTTCGCGCGGTGACGCGCGGGAGCCTCTTCGACGACCCGGACGTCCAGACCTTCCTCAACGTCCTGCGCGTCGTGGACAACCCCGCGCGGGACGTCCCGCTCGTGGGCGTCCTCTCCTCCCCGGTCGTGGGCCTGTCGGCCGAGGAGCTGGCCGCCGTGCGCATCGCCTATCCCGACCTCCCCTACTGGGAGGCCGTCTTCCGCCTCGCCGAGGCAGGACGCGCCGACGCGGGGAAAAACTCGGGCGCGGGCGAAGCCCTCGCCAAGGCGCAATCCCGCCTGCGGGATTTCGCCCGAGCCCTCGCACACTGGCGCGACCTCGCCCGCGACCTCTCCACGGCGGAACTTGCCGAACGCCTCCTGCGCGAGCTCGGGTTCGACCTCTGGGGAGCCGCCCTCCCGTCGGGGCGTACCTTGGAAGCGCGCCTTCGCCGCCTCGTCGATTGGTTCCGCCGGAGCGAGCGAAGGGGAAAGCGCCCCCTCGGCGAACTTCTCGAAGAGCTGGACACGCTCGCGGAACGGGACCTCTTCGAAGACGGGGAGGAGACGGCGGCCGAAGACGAAGGACAGGCCGTCCGCATCCTCACAATCCACCAGAGCAAAGGGCTCGAGTTTCCCGTGGTCTTTCTCGCGGGGCTGGGACAGCCGTTTTACCAAAACGACGCCGCCGAGGACGTCATCCTCCACCGGGACATCGGCGTCGCCCTGCGCGAAATCGACGCGGAGCGGCACATGAGCTACCCGACGCTCCCGTGGCTCTTCGCCAGCTCGCGCCTGAAGCGCGACCGCCTCGCAGAAGAACTCCGCCTTCTCTACGTCGCGCTCACGCGCGCCCGGGAAAAACTCTTCCTCCCCTTCGTCGAACGCGACCTCGGCAAGAGGATCGGCCGCGCGCGCCAGGCCTTTCCCCTCGCCTCGGGCTTTCGGGACGCGGCGAACGCCTCCCCCGCGGAGTCGAAAGAACGCGTCGCCCTCTCCACGCCGGAAAAGCTCCGCGCCCGCTCCTTTGCCGACCTCCTCTTCCCCGTCCTCTACCTCGAGGCGCGCGCCCGCGGCGCCGCCGAAGACTTCGAACGCCTCCTCTCGGACGACCGGACGCGGCGGGAGCTGTCCTTGTCTCCGTTCCTCCTGCGCGTGGTAGGACCGATTCGGTTGGAGGAGCAAGTCTTTCCGGAAAGGGCCGCGCCTGCCGAAGACGTGCCCGCCGGCCAAAAACCGCCGGAAAGGCCCGAACCATCCGACGGTGTCCCCGAGGCGCAAATGCCTCCGGAAGGGGCCGAGCTTGGCGACGAGGACAGAACCGCGGTTCAAGAAGTCCTCGCGCGCGTCCTCCCCCTGGAGGCGAGCGCCCTCGCCTCGTATCCCTGGGCCCCCTTCACCAACATCCCCTCCAAACTCAGCGTCACGGAAATCCGCGAGCGCACGGAGGCGTTCGCCCTCGCCGAAGACATTTCCCTCGCCGCCGCACCGTGGGCGGCGCCGGAGTCCGAAACCGGAGCCCGAACGACCCCGGAGCGCAAAGCCGATTCGGGCCGTGGTGTCGCTTGCGGTGCGGCGGGAGACGCGTTCGCCCGCGAACCCTTGGGCGCGGCGGACGTCGCGAGCGTCGAAGAAAGCCTCCGGCGGGGCACGGCGGTCCACACCTTCCTTCGCTTCGTAGACGTGAAGCGCGCGGCAGACGAAGAAGCGCTCGTCCGGGAGCTCGACCGCCTCGTGGAAGAGGGGTACCTCGAACCCGAAGACCGGGCCCTCATCCCCCTTGGGCGGATCCGGGAGTTCTTCCTCCACCCCCTCGGTCGGCGCCTGCGCAAAGCGCAAAGCGTCTACCGGGAACGGCCGTTCCTCTGGAGCCTTCCGGCCGAAGTCGCCGCCGCGCTCCTGAAAGGGGGGGCGGCGCTTGGGACGCAAGGCCCTTCTCCTGCCGAAACGCCCCCCTCGGCGGGGATCGCCCGCGCAAACCCGGCGCTTCCCACCCACGACCTCCAAAAATTTTGCGCGTGGGTGGACGACGCCCGCGCGAAATCCCGGGCCGCCGACACCCGCGCGCAGCCGCAAGCCCCCGACGCGGTGGTCGTGCAGGGCATCTTCGACGTCCTCTTCCAAGAAAGCGAAGGGTACGTCCTCCTCGACTACAAGACGGACCGAATCCTCGACCCGCGGATCTACACCGCCCAGCTCTTTGTGTACGCCTGCGCGGTGCGCGACCTCCTCGGCGAGCTCCCGCGCGAAGGATGGCTGTACGCCTTCGGGGAAGAGCTCGCCGGTAAGGGACGCTTTGCCGACGGCGGGCGCGTAGACCGCGCCGTCCGGATCTTTTGA